The genome window TAAAATTGTACCATTTCTTAACATGTCGTTTGACTTTGAAGTCTAAAGCCCTGTTTGTTTCCTACTTCTGGTTTTGCTTCTGATACTGGCAAAAACCAGAAGCCAGAAGTTAGAACAAACGgggttctggagaagccagaagcctgcttctgaggaaaataaattaaagctgagaagctcgctgaaaTACGCTTTTCTGATAAGccatgtgctgagaagccaaaaatttgttgtagaagCTAACATATTATttccaaaaatagcttttcagaTAAGTCAAAAAtacaacttttcagaaaaacctaaAAGTAGAAGCTCAAATAAAAGGACCCTAAGTGCCAAAATCACGTGATGATGAACCTCGAGTGCGATTTACTCAAAGATGGatgagaagatgaggaagagaTGCACGCGTCATGAAGTAACGGACAATGCCCATACATTCCGCGATACATAAAATTGACAGGGCCGAAAGGAAACAGCACATAATAATGCACGAGAGATGCTCCCCCAATATCTCTAATCATAGCACCTAGTAATCATGCATTTCAcacttgttttcttttcttccatgATCATCCTATAGTTCATCTATGGAACCGGGTTATCGCATCATCCGCACCGGGTTACGTCTTTGCAAACCGATAATCATACTTCTGAAATCTAAACAGCCACCATGACTTGGAACATTTCAGATCAATGCACTCAGCTCCTAACTGGATCGGTCCCCGACTATACAAAACCGGAACTGCATGCTGTGATCGACAACCCGTTAACATGCCATGAGGCCCACTGAATACAATATCAACCCCGAGACCCGGAAAACCGCGTACGCATCCGCCCATCCGGTCCAACCAATCAAACCCAATTATTTAGCtagatatatatgtacatatcaTGGCCATAGAGAATTAAAAGCCAGcgaatacatatatatgtatatatgtattgtagtatcttataattactaatgaagtatatttaaagtgataaaaaagtataacacacgtgtaaaagtggtatatgagaggtgggagtacatacacccaggagtacatactagttttcctatatatatatatatatatatagagagagagagaaagtacAATCTACTCTGCAGATATCATATGTGTATCCTCCAGCGGGTGGCGGGCCCTGCCCACATGGGCTGCCGCCGGATCCTACGGCACCGCCGTGACCCCGTCGACCGAGGAATCCGGTCGCCGGCCGACCCGGCAGGGCCCTCGTGGCTGCGCCCCGGCCACCCTCGCAGCACAAGCCTAGCCCACGCCCGGACGTCGCTGCATGCATGTGTCCGTGTCGCCTCGCCTCTCCCCTGGCTGTCCAGCTCCTATAAAACATGCACGCCGAGGCCACCCTTggaccaaccaaacacaccagcTCATCTCATTCTCAGAGATCACACATCCATCAACTCGAGACGCGTTAGAGACGCAGAGACTCACCAGTCACCATCACCGGCGTAGCGTAATCGATCGTTAGGTTGCTGGGAGATGGAAGCCGCTGTGGGCGACCTCATGGCGACCGAGCTGAGGCTTGGCCTGCCGGGCACCGCCGACGACGACCAGCCTCAGATGAAGGCCACGGTGCCGTCGACGCCTAGGGGCAAGAAGCGCACCACCGACACCGACGCCGTGGaggacgccgccgccgaggaggacAGCAAGCACGACGTCGAGGCAGCACCGCCGGTAGCCAAGTGCGTAGCAGTACTACCCTCATGCTCACAGATCGTGCAAATAGTACATGTCTGTCTCCTAGATAGAGTTCTTACATAGTGTTAAATGGCAACTCTTGCAGGGCGCCTGTGGTAGGGTGGCCGCCGGTGAGGTCATACCGGAAGAGCTGCTTCCAAGCAAGCAGCAAGCAGGCGACCAAAGATGAGGCGCCCAGCAGCAACACAGCAGCATCCGCAGCAGCGAACACTACCATCGGCTCCTTCGTGAAAGTGAGCATGGACGGCGCCCCGTACCTGAGGAAGGTTGACCTGAGGATGTACAAGGGTTACAGGGAGCTCAGGGAGGCCCTGGAGGCCATGTTCGTCAGCTCCAACAACGGTGGCGCAAACCTGTCGGAGTTCGCGGTCACCTACGAGGACAAGGACGGCGACCTGATGCTCGTCGGAGACGTGCCATTCGAGTAAGTGTCCAAGTTCTTCATCTTTTGATTGCAACGGAGACCGTCTTTATTATGTCAAACAAGTTTACTTACGGTGCAATTTGCATTTCTTTGCAGGATGTTCACTAGCACTTGCAAGAAGCTGAGGATCATGAAGAGATCTGAAGCCACAGGCCTGGGATCGTTGAGGCAATGAAGATTTGATGTCCGGACAAGATGTCATgggcttctttttttttcctttctatactttttgttcttcttcctgGAACCAAGCCAAAGGATGAGCTTGGTGCATCAAAGTGCACACATGGATGTGTGTGGCTTTGTTTGTTTAAGAGACAAGTAGGTCTTTTAGCAGCACAAAGGAGATGTGGAGATTTCAGTTAACTCTTCATGTGTTTGTACAAACAAAACACAGTTATATTAAATCGTTGATCACTTGAAATCATGTTGTCATACAGTCAGAGGAACAGCTTAGTTGTCTTCGTGAGGTTATCCTCATCTTTGTATGATCCAAAATCAAATCATACCAAGGGAAGGCAAATAAAATGCAACATAAAATTAACCCAAACTGCGACATGCATCTTCGCCTTTTTGTTTACTCGCAACGCTTCAGATTCAGCAAGATATGTTTCCAGCACAAACAAAGGGCAAATTTTGATGAACGTTAGCCCATGCATGTTCCAGAATCAATTGAGTCCCAAAAAGAAGGCCTCGAGAAATATGTTTACCATGTGCAACAAGAAGATAAAAATCTGATCTGAACCTCTGGTCCATGTTCTGGAACAAATTGACTTGAATTGAAAATGCACCATGAAGCAAGTAGGCTCACCATGTGCTACAGCAAAACTAAAATTTCGAACAGCATGGTCATGACTAGCTGATCGCAAGATCCAAAACAAATATGACCGAGCCCAGTCAAacgagaaaagaaaattatctCCAAGATCGGTCAAGAAACAGAGTGCAGGCAGGGCACCGACGACCTGCCTGCGTTTTGTTGTCAACACATGCACTGACCGAACCACGGCCTGACAGGACGCATGTAGGCGCACATGAGATCGAGCTGCATCGAAGCATCCATTGGCACCAGCGACTGATTCCATCAGTCAGTTGATTGGTTATCAAGTCTTTATCCGGCCATcggaacaaaaaaaaattaagtcaaTACTCTTCATGGAATACAAAAGAAATTCTGGAGTCTTGTTGCAGTATCTTCTACCTTTCAGGACGGTGCAGCTGTATGGTTGCTGTCGTACTTGACGCCTGGAGATACGGCAGGTCCATGTGCcggaggcaaaaaaaaaaaaaaaaaaaaaaaaaaaaaagagagagagcagagagcaCAGATTCTTCAGTGCCATTTCAGGTCAGGTCTACCTCAAGCTATGAGATACCAGCGTATATTGTGGTGTACCATAACAATGAGATGCACAAGATGCAAGATTTGGATGTACACTCGACATGCAAAAGCTTGGATCTGCTGTATCTGGCTATCTGGTACCAAGTAGATCTGCCTCCTTCGCATCACAGACAATCAGACAGGGCGGTAAAACATGAGATCCCGCAGTTTACTTCACTAGCTGGTACTCAGCTCGCAACAGATGTAGTAGTATTGTTACATCGTCTGAGATAAAAGACTATGTCACATATGACACTCAACTGATGCAACATACCAACAGATTTACGATATTTCAAACAATATGGCTTTGTCCAATTAATTCTGTTTGCGTTTGTCATTACTACGCTAGGGTGCATGATATTAGGGACGACGACATTACATCTGCCTCCTTGATAAGTTTCCAGAGCctagatatatatatgtacaacaAAATTGAAACAGCAAGGATGAATTAGTCCGATAGCACGTTTCGGGCATAGCAGATAATCGACCTGGACAATTGGGGACTGAGAAGATTCCTCCTTCATAGAGATAATCGATTGCCATCCAATGTCATGAACTCATCAGCATACATATAGGATACTCGTTTTCTCTCGTTGCCTTGCAGAGAATCCATTCTGGAGTCCAAAACTGCCAACTGAGAGAAAACCCAGTTAGGGCTGTTCCTCCCATCAACCCACAACGCTTCACCAGTGTGCTTATGTTTAAAGTCTGGATACCTCAGGTTCTTCTGTTGATATGAATAAATGGGGGTATTAAATTCATAAATCAAATGTATTTAACATTATCAAACAAATGTCCAGAACACATATCTTCAAAACAAAATGTAGGATATATGAGCTATTGAAGCAAATAAACAAATACATGAATAAGAAACGTAACGAACTTCAATGATGAATCTTCTGGGgaagaggaaagaaagaaagagcgGAATTTCACAACTTAACACAATGTGGGTGAACCTAACAACTTGATCCTTTTGTCATTTATTATGAGTCAAAGTAAAAGAAAGTAGCTTCTATTGGAGATGCTCCAGTTATAAATATAGACCAACCTACTCTTTGTCACATTACAATGTTTCATAATACGGAGGGCAAAAGGTATAATACATGGAGACATATCTAGTGTAAACCAAAAGGAGAGCACAATTCACTTCAATTTGGGcaacaaatcaaagcaaaatgttaaaaaaaaaacatgagaaTATCACTTATTTTAGTCTACCTCCAAATAAAATTTCAAGCACAAACTCAATCTATATCAGGaggggagaaaaaaagaaactccTGGAAACCTAACTATAGCTTTAAAGTATAAAGTGAAAATAAAAGATTGAGACAGCaaacttctctttttttttgttggttccTCTCCTACACTTTCTGTTTGACCATGGAGTTTTAAAGCGCACAGCATTCTACTATATCCTAAATCTCTGTTTGACCTTTTCTGTTGAATTGATGGCCCGACACAAAGTGGAAAGTGGTTGCATGATTGCATATAGCTATTACTATTAGTTTATATAAGATATGTCCCACTGTACATAACAATATATAAGTACTCATTTCTTTGCAACAAGTTCAAAATTCAATCTATAAAGCAAAAAACCAAATGGTAAGTACACAAAACAAATCACATGAGGTTTGTTATTTGTATTAGACTTGTTTATTGATTCAGGACGACTGCTATTCTCAACTCTGCATGGGCATATATCACTAGGCTTAAACCACTAAAATTCAATTGCATGACTCAAGCAGCGGTACAAGCACTATACTAATGTTGATTAAGTTGTGATTTCTAAATTTTATTTTCGCTATTCTAGTTAAATCAGAAAATTTGGTGCAGTCCTTTTCTTTGAggaaatttaaaaaatacaagTTCTTTGGCATATGtataaaaaaactacacatttaAGCAAGTGTATAAAAAACTACACATTTAGTGACACATTGAAGCAAAAAACCATACAGTTAAGTGAATGTATTAAAATACCACACATTTAGCTGAACATGACATCAGAAAACTACACATTTAGAGTTCGATTCACCGATTTAAATGTTTAGCTTTTTGAAACATAGCAgtagtttttttataatgaGCACTGTGAAATGTATAGTTATTTTATACACTGGCTTAAATGTGTAGTTTTCTGAAAATATGTGCCACTAaatgtgttgtttttttatACACCCACCTAAATgagtagtttttttatatatgtgccaaaaaaattgtattttttaaaatttctctccctttttttaAGAAATGAAGATTTGGTGTGTTCTCTTCTGGTTGAAGTGGTTAATACAATGAAAtaagggtatatctggttcaGAAATCAGAAGACAGCTCCAGCATACAAAATGCGGAACGCTGCTAGTACACTAGTCTCAAATTTTGAAGTAAGAAGAGCAAAACATCAGCACTAACCCACcagggaaaaaagaagaaacagttcttattttattttttctttcctaACCGAATTTGGCTGTTTATCTTATCTGTTTTTAATGTTCAACCAAACTCCACTGACTGTTAATATATGAACTTCTTTCGAGTGGTTTTAGACTTTTACGTGCTCTCCCAGTTCTGCACTCAAGTTGTATTTTCTATTTGACAATTTGACATATGCtccaaaaacaaaaagattaaGAGGTTTTACATACAAGACAAACTGTTAtcatataaaataataaatgataatCAAACAAGGTAAATAAGACATCTAACCTTATTTGTCCTGTTATCCCACCAGTCAAGAGGATTAGCAAAGAAGGCTTGCCACAGCTCTTCAGATGATCGAAGGGACGAACTGATATTGCCCTTATTTTTATCCTCAGCTGAACTCAAGGTAGAATCAAAATAGCCTCCACGCCTTCCATCTTTTATTCAACAAAGAAAGAGTCAAtttttactttttatgtattctTATTACATCAATAAACAGCAACCTAGCACCAAGTTATGTCCATCATTGGCTGTCTCTTACGACAACACATACATGATACAGTGAAACAAGTAAGTTTGACATCAAATGCATAATACAACAATTCATAAATTAAAGAAAGTCATCTGCGATCAGGGAATCCCAAAATGACTATTTATGTCACAGAAGGTCATCAGGAAATTATATATTAAAACTCTGTAGACAAACACTTTCAAGAAGCATGCTGCCTAACAGATATTGATATATTAAATGGAGGGACATATCATAAGAGAAATTTACTTCTACATCTATGTAAATGAGGAGGCATAGTGGCAATGTTAACAGCAAATGAAATTATATATTACAAGAAAAATTGTGGCCGTGATATTAAAAAAACActttggtgcattttgaaattataACTTTACATGCAATAAACCAAAAGCCAAGCTTCAGAAGGGTTGCATGTTGAGGACTGCTGGAGTGAACACAAAGTGAAATGTGTAAACAACTACTTTACTAATGTTTATTAAAAGTGGAATATGTCGCCACAGACAAATAGATAAGGATCTCACAGGAATATGAGCAGACGAGAACGGAAAAGGCAGCAAACTTACGATTCAAACGGAAGGTGTCACAGCCTAACTGAGATCCATACCTGGGGCATCTTGGCTTGCCTCTGGTTCTATAATCGAACTGGCTGGATGGACTCAATGAAATTCAACTGTTGAACCACAAAAcctgagagagatagagagatgaTATCCATCAATCTATCATAATCACAGAAATGAGGGATAATGGAAATAGCATGTAAAGCAATCATGGTAATCAAAATGAAAATATTAGCGAAGATGATACTTGTAATAAATTTGCTGCTTCTAAGGCCCCTCATCAACAGTATCTGATACGAGCCGTCCAGAAACAAATATCCAGTCACCCTTCTTCACATGCTCAGAGGCCACAACAGACAGGTCATCCCAAAATGCTAGAGTTACCCTCTAGTACAATCTCCCCATTAAACACTTACAACAATTACTATTAAGAATGTATTTATCAATGATCTCAACCATTATTCATCATCTTTTACTCTGAAAGGACGTAAAAATTAGTATTACATAGCTGCATAGCAAGAAACATTTATATCAGCAATTCTTGCAGTCATGCTTGGGCCTAGCTCTTAACTTTTTGGGGGGGTTAGCAAACTAATATATTCAGAAATCAAATGAGGCATGGTTATTCCTCCATAGAGAGCCCAGTAAAGTAACTCAGTTTAATGCTTGATCCGTTAACCATGCATACAGTAAGTGTtcccaaatcaaaactcattgTTAGTCTTGGTCATCACAGTACATCAGAAATTGGTTATTGAATCTTGTCAAGTTGTATAAAATTATTATAGCTAGCTAACACAACCTACGGGAAATAATTACTAATTATCACATCTTATGCTTAAATCTTCGCTGCTCAAAATAAACTCCATATTTAACTAAGGCATATCACTCAGTTGCAACAAGAAGTTTGTTCTGCAATTTCATTAGCGCTTTCTGACTTCACCATATAGGTAGCAAAACACTTTGCTACACTGTCCGCAAACAAAACTTCCTCTCATGATATCAATAATCACCTAGCTACAATCTAACAATAAACAAACTATGCCcagaaaaaaaagcaaaaataaagttGCAGCGCTCTACAAATTGCCGAGCGCCTTGCCCCGGCGTCCAATAACCATCACGCTACGGCAAAGAGCTACATTGACACGCACGGTCGAACAGTTGTTTGCACCCAACAGTAGGGGAAGAAATAGATGACTGAGAAATGGGACGACTTTAACATGGGGCAGTACTAATTAACATTACCAAGTGGTATCGGTGGCCGACTTCGAGACGGCGATGCGGCCCCTCGCGACGGCGGCGCCGCTGGGAAGCTGCCGCAGCTCGACGTCCGTGCCCACAGTCCCGATCAGCCGCACCGAGTTGCACAGATCCCTGCTCCACGGGACCTCGCCCGGCCGCGGCGTTGTCGTCGTCGGCGCCGCAGTCCCCGGCCGCGGCGCGGCGGCCTCGCCGTACTGTGCGGAGCACCGGAGGCGGCGCCCTGGTGGCAGCAGCggcggagggaggaggagggaagaCCGGAGGCacaggcggcggaggcggatgCCGGGAATGGGGTCGAGACTAGGGTTCAGGGTTTTGGGCGCGGACGCGGAGGCGACGGTGAGGATAGCCATGATATCTTCCGTCTCTCGCCTTCTCGTGAGTTTATTTCGGTGGCGTGGGCCCCCCTTTGCTCACTGCGAGTGGCCCCGGGACGTAGGGCAGCGGTGGCTGACACTGGGACCCACACGTCGCTGCGGTGGCTGCCGTACAGACCCAATACCTTCTTTTCTCGTTCCCGCTGCCCAGGGCGGACTTAGGAATCTCTAATGTATATAACCTAACCCGTTCTAAAGTTATAAGATGGGTTCATattgatttgatttttcttgttgccATATGTTTAACGCTTGTAATCCCCGGCGATTCTAAAAGCATAGGACCCATTAATCAGAAAAATGAGAGCAAGTTTCATTATAAATCATATATTAGTGCATTTGAGGGGCTATTTGGTTTTGCCTTTAAAAAGTAAAGCTAAAATTTGATCATGTCTAGAAAATTTGATTTCTGTTTGGTTCAGGACTAAAAATTTGGTTATAGTAAAGCTAGGTAAGATTCTTTATCGTCCTGATTTTTAACTAGCCAAAATTTTAGTGTGGACTCAAACTAAACACTACTCGATATGGCTAAATTTTGGTATGACTTCAGTTTTGACATGGCCAAATTTTAGCTTTCCTTCCTGAGGCTAGAATCAAATAGCCCCTGGATGCATTTTAAACCATATTTAATAATATGTGTTACTTTGAATCATATATTTTACGTTAATATTTTAGTTTGCATCGTGTCTAAGCATTTGAGTGGTGACTTATTTTCAGCTCAAGCTTTCTTTCTCTCGTTCATTCTTTATTGTATACTTCTCATTTGGCCTCAAGTTATTAGAGTCAATTCTCCATATAAGGCCTCCATAGTCAATGTGGCATCACTCTTAGACTTCATCATCTATTTATATTCCTTGTAGACACCACAACCTCAAGTTTCCGCATGCAGCCGCTCCTCTCCAGCCATGTCTACCTTGTTGTCGTTTCTCCACAAGTCACCACTTGCACCGCCACACCATCCCGCCCATGTCTATTTCACCATCGTCCCGACGCCTATCTCAGCAATGCTAATGAACAAGTAATCAGAAGGTCAAATTACATACAAGATGTTGGCTTTTTGGATGATCAGTGGTGCCATAAACTTGATATCATCCTATGCAATATGAAGATGCGACTTTAGCAACTTGAGGCCAAAGTGGAAGCAGACAATGAAGAATGAAACTAAGAAGAAGAAAGCTTGGTTTGAAAACAACAGTCCACTCTCCTAAATGAATACATAAAGTTTAGATGAATAAAACTACTCGTCACGTGAGCATGGTCAAAGGTTGAATCTTTAAACATGGTGCAAATTAAAACATTAGCATCAAATATGGTTCAAAGTGGAGGTTTCTTATTAAAGGAGGTTCAAAGTGCAACAAATATACTAATACATGATCCAAAGGAAAATTTACTCAAAAAATCATCCATTCCTAACCTCCTCTATCCCCTTCGCGTGAAATCCACTTCCACTACCCATGTCCTTCCGCTGTCGAGCACGAAGCGATTGCTGCTCGCAGCTCCAATCGACCATTTCCCCTCTGGCATCCCACTGCTATACTTCCGCCGCCACCAGCCTTCCATGCGAGCATGCATCAACCCCCTTGTCACCGACGGTTCCCCTCTCACAGCCACTATCGCTGATGAAGCTCATGGATTCGGCGACCTCTGCTTCAAACACCACTAGATCTGGCGACCGCTACTTCGAGCATCACTGGATCCAGTGACGTTCAGTGGCTTGGGGTGTCTGCTCACTTGACGGCACCATCCAGATGTGTAGATCTTCTTCATATATGTCATCATGGTGCAACTCATAGGAGTCTCTCATCCTCAACTATCATATTATGTAGaataatacatacatacatacatacatacataatatCTAAAAGGTCTTGCTTTTGCCAAAGTCATGTTGGTTCGTATAATGACCAACATTTCTGCAAAACCCTAAAAGTACATTTGACATCTTTTCTTGATGCTGAGCATACAATCTATCCTTCTACTATAGGTATAAGAATTGTTTTGGCAAATGTTGCCCACTCAGGATAAATTTCATCATCTAAGTAGTATCCCATATTATATTCTAACCTATTAACAGTAAATGTAACTTCTAGAGTTCTTCCTTGTAGCACCTGTGTGAACAATGGTGACTAGTTTAACACATTGAGATCATTGTTTGAACTAGCGACACCAAAAACAGGCATGCCAAATTCAGCGGTCATAGGAGGCAACCTCTTTGAGAATGATAGTGGGTACTCCATAGTCACCACATGTAAATTGCCCCTTCTATGCAACTGTATAATTTCCCCATTGCCAATGCATACAATCAAGACTTCCCAACATCACAGGGAATCTATGTGCCTTTCCAAGTTGAAGCATGAGTTACATATCCTCATCGATAGGTTTTCTAAGATATTGTTGACCAAATATGTGTCTCACAATCTATGATTTATAATGGCTCATCCTCGCTCTTGCTCCCGCTCCCACACCTCTATCACCCCACCAGCTCCCTCTGCCCTCCTCTATCGCCCTTGCCATGGCCTTTGCCTCTAGAGTAGTGACTGCGCGAAACTGTAGATGGGGAACCGACCACCAATGATGATTGATGACCGAGACTTTGCTCCTGGAAGGAAGTCCTTTCTCGCTTTGGATCTACAGTACACCATCCCTCTTCTTTCACTAATGGATGTTTCTTCATGCTTGTGGTTTTTAGAATATACACCTTTTGGCTCACGTGCTCTGTAGTGAGTTGGGCTCTGCACTTGGTTCTGGGTAGTTCCTGCGCGGGGTTTCACGTCCACTATGAGTTAGATAGGCATTTTTGATTCTCAGTTGCCTCTAAGCATGTTGGTTTGTTCATTTACACGCTTAAGAGAATTACTACTAAGCATTTTGATGTCTACTTTCATCTCTGGAGAGATGGTTGGCTAGATTTGATCTGGGAGAGTGAAGCACTGGTCTAGGGAGGAAGACAGCCAATGAACCCTGGTTTCTCGTAAGCAAAAATCTAAACCCCATGCCCACCCCAAAAGGGTCTCCTTTGCCCCTTCCCTTGTGCTTACTTCTCCTTCAAAAAAAGCTTCTCCCGCTTATCTAGTTCCCTCGTTGAAGATTGGTCAGTTTAGATGCCTAATTCTCAATTTTTCCCCTGTTCTTCCGAGTCTCTTCAGaagtgcttcttgttcttcctcgTCCTCAACCTTGGTTCTTGTCTGAAGAGTTATCTCTCATTTCAATTCCACCATGTCTATCAGCAAAAGTTATCCTATTCAACAGCGTGTTGCCCCATCTAAATTGCGTGAGAGAAAGCAAGGACAGAGGTCTAGGCCAACCACCCATGAGGAAGTTGAGAGAGCAAAAGATTACTGATAGTAGGAGAGGAGATCAGCTTTGTCCCTTCCCAAGATGGGAGGGTTGGTCGCCCGAGGAGCGTTTCGGGAGCCGCTAAAAGTACTCATTGCATCATCTTGCAACAGAAAGATGTGCCACACAAAGTCAATAGTTCATCCCATGCATCATAGCCTGGGGTTGAAGATACATGCTCCAGATGCTTAGCTTTAGGGCATATCATTAAGGTTTTTCCAAATTCTTTCATATGCAAAGGATGCTTTCGCTATTTGCCACAAGAAATCCTATTGTCTCAACTCGACAGGTAGAAGCAATTAGAGTTAAAATTTGA of Phragmites australis chromosome 3, lpPhrAust1.1, whole genome shotgun sequence contains these proteins:
- the LOC133911168 gene encoding auxin-responsive protein IAA12-like encodes the protein MEAAVGDLMATELRLGLPGTADDDQPQMKATVPSTPRGKKRTTDTDAVEDAAAEEDSKHDVEAAPPVAKAPVVGWPPVRSYRKSCFQASSKQATKDEAPSSNTAASAAANTTIGSFVKVSMDGAPYLRKVDLRMYKGYRELREALEAMFVSSNNGGANLSEFAVTYEDKDGDLMLVGDVPFEMFTSTCKKLRIMKRSEATGLGSLRQ